The following is a genomic window from Sebastes fasciatus isolate fSebFas1 chromosome 15, fSebFas1.pri, whole genome shotgun sequence.
taattattattataattaaataattaattatataattaaattaataataataataataatattaataataattaaattctctccattaaTCCTGTTGCCCTTGagtaattaattagaatatTGTGTTTGGTTTAATTCTATATGAAATCAAAATGATGGATGGgcaaattagcaaatgttaaaataatatttaaattgaGTTGTGATTGGCTAcaccaggggtcggcaacctttactatcaaaagagacattttagtcaaaattttaaaaaaaatctgtctggagccattaaacatttgagcattttgATGAAGGTAagacagtttatagtctaagtatatagtatacaagtctaatgcagtgagggccaaagtgcaaatgtgcgACGGAGTATTGGGGCCAcaatgagggggaaaaaaattggaGATATccagaataatgtcataatattacgagaaaaaagtcggaatgttacgagaataaagtcacaactttaggagaaaaaaatcgtgatattacgagaataaagtcataactttacaagaaaaaaagaaaataacttgtaaaattactactttataatattgactttattttcataacactacgacttttttctcttatgtttatgactttattctcataatattacaactttttttctcataaacttgtatataatgtataatttaTATAATGTGCCCACTGGCCCAACTAACTATTGATTTACATATTACAATATTAGATTGACTCTTTTGTATGGTATAATATGTGATTGTACTTCTCCATCCTCCCCACCACACCAGGAGGCGCTGCAGTTAGTCGAGCCGCCTTCAACATCCCGGAACTCAGCTTTCTTCTTATCTTTTGCCCCCTTCAAACATGGCGGAGGTCAGGCTACACATTGGAAGGGGAGCCTACAACTTTGCACAAAAAACATGCAACCGATACCTCCTGGAAAGTCCGAATAAGCAAGGTAAAAGTGCAAAACAAGCCTCGTCTCTATCGGCTGGGTGTCTGTTGGGTGACATTCAAAATAGAGACCCACATggagcagaggacagagtcTCACAGGACAGTTACACAAGAGTAACACAGCTGTTTGGTAATGTAAACGATGAGCATTCCTATTATCTTGGACTCAACAAGGGGTATTCACTTTCTAAAAAGCCTCAGGTTGAAAATATAGAGACACTTCTACCTCAATACCGTTTTAGCGTTAAGTTTCGGAGGACTTTTCGTCAACAATATGGACAGTTTGTGTTCATCAGAGCTTACAGCGGCAACGGATCCCGATCTGAGCCGCTTTATAGAAGCAAAACCGGCTACTATGACATCCTGGAGGTGTCTCCTACTGTCACTCAAGCCCAGATAAAGACAGCCTACTACAAGCAGTCCTTCATGTACCACCCGGACAGAAACAACGCCAGTGAGGACGCTACTGTCCGCTTCTCTGAGATCAGCGAGGCCTACACGGTGCTGGGCAACAAGGCGCTGAGGAAGAAGTACGACCGGGGTTTGTTGAGCCAGTCGGACCTCATCGCGACAGCcagaccctcctcctcctccaagaGCTCCGCGAAACAACCAGCCGAGAGCAGGCGGTCCGTGATGGGTGCAGACGGTCCAGGTGGTGTCTTTGACTTCGACAAGTTCATCAAGGCTCACTACAACGAGCAGCTGCAGAAGCAGAGAGAGGTCCGAGTCCGCAAAGAGGAGATGCTGAGGAAGAGGCATGAGACGATCGAGGAGAATAAGATCGCCGGGTGGATGGAGATGGGAGTTGCGGTGCTGATAGCGATGGCTGTGGGTCTAGTGTATAGTTTGAGGCGGGGATGAAGTTCACCACATGgttggaggagatggaggatgTTTTAGGAACTCAACTTGAATCAATACAAAAAACATTGGTCACATGGCTGCTGTAAACGCCCTCTGTTTTGACCCTGACCTCTGATATATCTCTGTTtggagatttttatttttttgtgcagtATGGatgacttaaaggtgctattgataacattcagccactagatgtggCGTTATCCCTCTCCCGTtgcattgcattcacttcacaacaagggGTTGCCAGTTCCTTGCGCAAGCTGCACATTTAATTTAATGGTCGAATGGAGTGACTAATAATGAGATCATTTCGCAACATATATCTATAGGCCTacattaggtgtgtgtgtgtgccgtacCATTTTTTCCACACTTAACTGGTAACTTAATTGCTGAAGACAGACCACATGACGTTGTTATACTATTGTCTCTAAAGCCTAGTTAAAAGTGGGAACCGAATGTTgaatatcttccacagagataaacaaaacattaattttggacccgccaaaattttTGAAATAATTCATCcacaatcacaatatttttttaatttaggaaaatacttttattctgcaccTTTCATAAAGCTCTGTGgttaaatattcgtctacataaaaatgttatcaataagaccttttaaTATCATCCTTTGGGTCAATGTGCAATTGTGCAATTAATAGGATATTAAATAAATAGGATTATTCTGTCCTCTGAAAAGCTGCAAATCAAAGACTAAACTGTAAAATGCACACATTTCAGTTCCTCAGTCTGCGAACATGCATTTCAGCACAGTACTGTATCCTTTCATTCTGTCTGTGAACACATATTCACTGTTTTTTGCCCGGTGTATCCTTTGTCATTCAGTTTGTCAGTCACATACACAGTCAATGCCACTCCTGGCAGTGGGGATTACTAGTACTGACAATTGTCAGTAAGCCATTCAAATCAgaataaaattatttaaatcaGTAATTATCTGATTAAAGAATAAGTAACAAGACTATGAATCTGACCAGGTATTCTCAACTTTTGCTAAATACTGATACAGAAACATTTGAGTCACTCAGTAACCAAAGAGTATTGAGGTTTGGCACCCAGCTCTACCCCCTATGTGCAATGTCCACAATTCTCTGGTTGATTTACAACCTGGTAGTGCTACAGTTTAACTTTGGCTTTTATAAAGTCATCTGTCCTGCAGATTTCTTTACTTTTAATGGTGAAGTAAGTTTTTGATTATGGTTTCATGTATTGCTATTTATGAAATATGTGTAGCAATGTAAGGAAGTCATATCTTGAGAGCCCATTAAACAGGGGCGTTATAAGAAGAACTGTAGGTTTATGCTCATTAAAAAGGTGCCTTGGATGATATTTATTGTACAAATCAATAGTTACATTGTTCAGATATTTAACTAATAAATTACTTATGAGCCGTGCCTGTCGGAGGACAGGGAAACAGATGTTGCTTGAGTCTTTTGTCAGCACCATTGTTACTCAACAACACACCAACACTGATTAACTGTACAcctaatttaaaaaacatttctggTGAAATAACTGATCAAATTAAACCAATTTCTCAGGACACAAAGTTTTGTAAAAGacggttttaaacattaaataattaaCAGAAACATTTAGTGCATTTAGAAATTCAGAGTTCACGTCACAGTTATTAGTAAACAAGTCTGTCATATCAGTGCACATTAGTATCAAACTTGGGTCAAACATAACCTACAGTGCATCTACATGATTACAGTACacttattaaataaattaggATTAAAAGTGCTTGCATGACAAAAAACAACGCTAAAATCTACGAAAACAAATCCTATCTACACAGCTTATTCAATTCCCTTTTTTACATGGTATCCATGGTCACAGATATAAACTTATACTGATATGTTTtgtgaaatgtatttgtgataaaACAAGCGAAAACACTGTAGATCCTGGTAGTGTAGAAATGTTCTTCTTGGGAACACGCTATCTAGTTTTTAGCACACAAATACAAGCTGCCTGTTAATTTTCAACACTGAACTTGTAGAAgtattctttgtttttatatctgtGATGACTTAGCTTAAAGAAACTCTGTCCCTCTTTAGTTTAAAGGCGAGGTCTGAATACGTCTGCAGTCCCGTCTCCGCTCTCAGATGACCGGGTTGAGGGCGTCATAGAGCCGCTGCACTGCCAGCTCCACCATCTCTCTCAGGGAATCGTCCTCTGTGCATTCATCCTCGTAGCACACCGACTGATCGGGGGGAGAAGAAGTCAGTGAGAGAGATTAGAAAAAACGACAACAATCCTAGACCACATCCATTGTTTGTGCGACAGGCTAAAAGCTCCTCACCCTCGTTTCCAAGCAGATGAGAACCGTCTTCCCGTCTACTGTCACAGAGATGTTTTTACCGTCACTGAAATCCACACATTCCTCTCCAAACATGTCcctaaagacagagagagaagaaagataTATTATTACAATGAACCTTTTTCCACTCCACCCCTCTTTACCATAGACTGATTTTACTATATTtaaggggggtacagggggtctttagggggagatagcaggtcaacagtagatgtcacatagaagtgtacatcatctgaaagctgggaacctgaagattcatttgagatgcagctcagcactgtgtgtcaagttctagtcatgaatcagggaaaacaaaataatcaaaataaaataaatttaatgttttttttaccactcaagaattgatcaaaaatgatcaaaaatccctccaaaataccacattaagacaccaagaccttgaggaacaccatagaaaaagccatgttgGTATAAAAACCTTtcacatttggagatttctacaagaattgcattttttggcgattggatggcgagcacttctgttcttgaaactgctcagaaacccccatattgtcaatctacctggGAAAGCCgcccatcctctgaatgctctaggtcacTAGTTTGTGTtagtaaagtttcatgaggctgtgattatcctagaggtcaccacagctcattttatacagtgaggtaaaATTTCAAAGATAGCATGGTTGGTGCCACTAGGTtccttaggtttactagtttcatgtgataccagtaccttcactctagctctaaaactgatcccgctacagcctctgaaacacGGTAAATTCGgcgccctcaaggagtggaagaggttaaagtAAAGTACAGTTTACCTTTCAAACACGGTGATTCCATGTATACAACGTTATAAACAAGTTAGTGTGGATTGTGTGTCACTCACTGCAGCATGACTCCTAGTCGGTTCTGGAAGACGTCCATGTCCATAATGGCACTCTGGGTCTCCATGGCTGTTAATCATGAATCACATTAAATAAGAATTCAGAAAAAAGTCCATCACAATAACAAGACACAATgcattaagattttttttttttttttagtaatcagGCAAATGgattcaaataaaacaatgagtAATTTGGAGCATGCTTCCTACAGCTTATAAAGCATTAAAAACTAAAGATCCAGAGTAAACAACATACACAGCCAGACTGACCTTTCTGCGCCTTTGGGTTGGACTGGACTTCCAGCACTACAGTGGTGACGGCGTCGGCATACATGTCATTGAGAGGGTTTGCTAGCCACTGAAAcgagagataaagagaaaacGTGGTTGATTAAATGAGCCTGAGTCTGAAGAGAGCAAAGTCTTAAATCTAAGCAGGACCACAGCTGGTTTCCTGACCGCTCACCTCTAGCAGCACCATGCCGGCCTCGTGGATCAGAGTGACATTTTTAAAGATCTTCAAAGTGTTCTTCTCGGTTCCATCCAGCTCTTCCACGTCACCTGAGTCAAGAGAAAAAAGACGTCAGTATGGTGCAAACTCAAAATCAGTGAAAGTGAAAACAGCTCTGTTCTGCAAGAATGGACCAAAAAACaagaatttattttgaaaagtttaCGCAAATATGGCGGCCTTACCGGTGAGGTTCCTCAGATGGCAGACGAGCAGTGAGTAAGGTCCAGTGAAGGGGATGGCCTGGGTCTGTTTCACTGTGCTCATGGCCAGCTCTGTGTATGCTACAAAACAGACACATCAGCTCACCACATGATGCCTCGCTTGTTTGTCAAATATTAAAAGAAGGGGCAGCATTTTGTGGAACTGAGTAGGGAGCAGGTAAACATGATTGAGATCACTCTTTGTCTTGATTCCCAGAGTCCATTGACGATTTTAGACTCTTTTTAGGGGTACTCAAGCACACCTAAATTTCATCTAAGTAcctataaaaaataatcatcaaaccctctgtagcaggctcagtcttaaTGCTATAGTGAATATagtgatactggtatcatatgaaattaacTGAGCCCCCCTAAAGGTCTGATCCTGACTGAGATTTTCAACTTTGTTGTAGCCAATGAAGTGAATCTACTGGGGCTGACTACCAAGGCACAGGTGGTCCTGTGCTGCAGCGTGCAGGTGGGAGAGTTTGgagaactaaaaaaaaagacttactAGAAAGGTCAGAGGGATTGAGGATGTGGTAGTTGAAGTTCTTTTTCACCAGAATGCCCGACACCCTCTGGCCCTGAGCACACTTCTTATCAGCCAGAGAGCCCATcacctgagaggaggaggagtagtgTTCAGTAACTTGTGGATTCATGTGTTTAACATTTATAATAACATCAGACAGACCTTGGCCAGTTTCTCTCCCCTGAAGTTGAGGGTGACAGCTTCTGTGTTGCGAGGGTTGTGGACTTCGATGTGAACCTGGTCATTATCCTCATACTCCCTGATCAGTGCAGCCTTCAGACGGGCCATTTCATTCTGCTCCCCGTGGACCAGGATCTGACCATAACATGCAGACAGGAGAATCAAGGATCTTCATTTACAACTGATAGAACTGAAGGGTTACAGAGAATTTTTAACACAAAATCAATAAGAATTTTAGTTTTTACATTATTCAAGTGTGGTTTCCGACATCATTTATGATCAATAATCACGCCCAGAAATGAATTTTCATACACTCTTTCTAGTTCAAcattatttatcatcatttttactttttgtatgGGCGTTCTTAACTTAATTCTCTCTTTTAAATTTCTGTGTGCACACGACGCTGCAGTCTCATGCCCTTTTAGCAGGACGTTTACCTATGCTAATTAGGATCAACTGGCACACGCCTTCAACTTACAAGGACAATGGGATTCATCATTATAAGAACACAGGTACAAACAATTCTGCAATTTAAGAACATCTGAATCTGAATGGTTATTTTATTCCCCTCCTACCACATGTGGTGGTTTGAGGGCCCTGATGAACTCGCTGGTCTGCTGGTAGTCAGTGTGGGCAGAGAAAGAGATGTAGTCCACTGACATCTTCAGCTGCAGCTTCTGCCCTGACATGGTGGTGATCTCCTCCGGCTCAGACATGATGTGCTGCACAGAGCACACAACACACCACAGTAAGCTGCTGTAATTATACATTCACCGTTTCAACAGACACATCCGATTTGAGTTTAGTTGGCACAAAAACTGCTGAAATGACGGCACTTTAATCCAAGAAACTAGATGTATCTGTAGACGTAACTGTCTACCACCCTGTTGCAGTCTGACCTTGGCCAGCGTGCCCTCCACACAGTATCCAGCGATGATGACTCCGTTCCTCTTATCAGTGCACCAGCTCTCAAAGAGCTCTCTGGAGAGCCCGCTCTGCATCATACCCGGAGATGCCATCACCACACTGGGACCGATGTCATCAAAGTGATCCATGCtctggaacaaaaacacacagttatagattttcagcagcagcagcctaaATATATAACAGTCtgggtgtctgtatctgcagagctCTCTACCTTGAGGTTGCTGATGTGCTTGAAGACAAAAgggttgttgatgttgatggcCTTCCGGATCTTGTCGTTCATTGCGTTGACGTAGGTCTGGTACACAGCCATGCACTTCTTGGCCAGGGATGAAGCGTAGTAGATGGGGATGTCATGAAGCTCTGGGTGGTTCTGCCAGTACTCATCTACAGGAGAGCATGAAACACAGTCTTAGTTACAGACTCCTCTGTTTGATACATAAGAGAATacaaatgcaaaagaaaaaaaactagctTGTGTAATACAATGCAGACATTAAGTATCTCATTAGAAAAGgtaaatcagtggttcccaacctttttccttaagggaccccttttctatcattgagtaaactgacgacacctgactaagtgacatatggatatttcatattatagtcaatgcataacaataacagtacagaactgtacaattaacccaaatagtgaatgcAATAATTGTGTAAAAcgagattatttcctgtgaatattgcatcagagatgatttttcctgttattttttagTGAATTTCAATACAAATCTctgttgtgtatttttttcttttaatttttaacaatcattcatagttaataggcttcttttttgacaaattcagtgttttcttctctctgacgtttggccattgttctattagctctttggttgttttttctgcgtacttttctaatgcaggacaagGCTGttcagcagagagggaaggctctgtgaatataactagtgttcaggtcttcactgtgTCCTCGTCATGTGAGATTTGTTTtaagtttatattttaaataataatccaaactttaaattaaaaaagttacattttttaattaatttagttttcttcacagaaatgaatgtaaTGCTGAGCTATAGGCCAGCTgtatatttaaagaaaaagttgtcttacaccccttaaaatcaagaaggcctcaggACCTCtcgtgaagctttggcgacacCTAGTGGGGGTTgtgaccccaggttgggaaccagtgataTAAATGACAACATAAAGGCCACCAATGTTGTTAAAAATTAACAAATCAGGGAGTCACACTTGACTTCTCACCCAGGATGAGCAGCAGCTCCTGGGCCCGCCCCAAGGCGAACACGGGGATCAAACAGCGGCCTTCTCTGTTGACAATGTCATGGACTGTGTTACAGAACCGAGCCTCACGCTCCTCCCTCTTCTCATGGATGTGGGTGCCGTAGGTCGACTCctgcagaaagaaaaacaggattCACCACGTTGTGATCACCTCAAGATCCATTAAAAGTAGTATTCAATGTGAGTTAATATGTGGCATACTATGATTAAGATGTCAGGTTTGACGCTGGGGATCTCTGCTGCCATCAGATGTCTGTCTTCCTGTCGGGAGAAGTCTCCCGTGTACAAAATCTTTGGAGGGGAAAAACAGACCGATCTTGTTAAGTGAACTTTATTTTTAGGCATCAACAGGACactctgaaataaaaaacagtagtcGTTACCTTGACTCCAGCTATTTCGATCATGAACATGGCAGCTCCCAGCACATGACCAGCGTGGTAGCACCAGAACTTGATTCCAGCCACCTCCTTGACCTCGTGGAAGTTGATGGTCTCAATCTTATCCATGCTCTCCTCCAGGTCTGTCTCAGTGTACAGCATGTCGTCTGCAGAAATGTTGCTGCGATAAATCGACGACAAAAAGTTATTGTAGGTATTATTAATTAGGAAATGTGTTCCATAATGTTGACTGCTCCTATACCTGACTTTGACGTAGTCTGACAGTAGCCAGCGGTAGATGGCCTTAGTGGCGTGGGTCATGAAGGTCCTGCCTTTAAAGCTGGTCTTCTGGAGGAACCAGGGCAGAGCTCCACAGTGATCCAAGTGGAAACTGGTGAGAGGATACATACATCAACATCAAATGACATATCCTTAATACAAGCAGAACAGGTATGGTTGAGCATCTATATACTTTATTAAAAATAGACACAtaaaagagaggagggaagactCACTGGCTGATGAGCAGCAGGTCTATCTCGGCTGGGTCGATCAAGTCTATGTAGGGGAGGGCATCCATTCCCTCCAAGCCAGGGTGGATACCACAGTCCAGctgcaaaacacaaatattactGTATTTATTTCACCCAGGATTATGCACTCAGTATCAATACTGCTTTCCAGGGGAGTCCTGGGTACACCAAATTAACACAGGAcacaataaacaacaacaatatcaataataataataataattttatttatatagcacctttcaaaacaaggttacaaagtgctttccaataaaagcatgataaaaaataattaaggcCCAGAACTTAAaatctaaacaaaataaaatcatataaatacaaaataaaatcatataatcatataaatacaaaataaaatcatataaatagtgACAACAGTGCACCATCAGTTaagaaaaagccataatataaaagtgagtcttaagaagagatttaaaaaGGAAGATACTGAGTTTACCTGCCTGAAATCCTCAGGTAGGGAGTTCCACAAttattaaaacatataaaaataataacagcCTGCATATGAGAGCATGCACAAAGCAAGaacatataataacattatCTTATAGTTGAGTCAAGACAATAAATATTTACCATAATTTTCCTTCCTTTGAACTCCAGGATGATGCATGACCTCCCAACCTCCTGACCAGCACCCCTGTTACataagaaaatacatttattatggTTACATATAGAGAGGCAGTCACAAAACCGTTattcattataataaaaaaatgtgcaaatgaaCTCACAGTGGACGAATGAGGAGCTGATCACTCTCCTCAGCTGGGACAATCACCTCTACTTTGCGTTTCGTCGCCATGTGTGTTAAATTTTGCAGGTATATTTTAAAATAGAACAAATAAATGCACTGCTCTGTGTATATATTgaatgaagagagaggagagagggggcgTCTTTTGTGACGTCACACTTCCTGTGGTGGTGTAGGCCAAAATACAGCCGACGAGAAATCGAAAGCGTTCACACACAACGTTCcgagtagtgatgggaattccggttatttttagtgagccagatcatttggctcagctcaccaaaaagagccggctctttcggctcccaaacggctcttcattttactacttctgcctttttataattcagccaaattctGTTTTGActtatgattagtatgtgtgcacatatatcacaaattattcaatataattatactaaaccttataatttccagaatatcataattttacTTGCAGCTTCATTTCCGAccatcactctctctttctctcctcctctccctcctgctctgtacctgtagaccatcAGCGCGCCACACActcccgcccctccctgcttgatcgtatgatccttgtctgtcatcacctgattggtcgcacggacgtcattatcacaacattcagtcacagtcagtgcatagTGTGCCCGTGACGTGGAGAaaatcgtcctatcattctggcttgaattaataaaaaaaaataaaaataaaaaactgtaactttttaagcgtataaatgtaccgggtcgggacataTGCACGCTCACGTGTGAGcggagtctctcctcctctgcctgcttgccttcactgacacacagcgcgcgttctcgctgtctcgctccacctctagacgtgaacgcgcgctcactacactctgcaggagagttagtttagctctgagaatatctagtgaatatacagtggatgtttgtgcagaaataactgctgcagctcctccagaccaacagaggttttccgtgtcttgtgaagtgacggggctcagAGAAACGTTACCACCtccaaccgggtgccggtgtcttcccttctctctccggttgcggtcgggaggcgacaacgttactcgctgcggagccccgctgcttcctggaggctgaagcaggaaaagccaacacagtatcagcattgagtcatggagagacctccgtctggtcagctaacattgctgccaagcagctgaaatatagagtgatattgtggttttagctgacgtgtgtcgcctcactgttttgagcaatcaggtatatttagagcgagcaagcgcgagcccgacgctgactcttgttgacttaacggccacaggtgtcgctgttaacaagcatttctgaaagttaaaaatagtccctttaagtgaacgataagagccggctgtttgaaccggctcgttcgtgacgACACATCCCTAGTTCTGAGACAGCCGTGGCCGGTTTTTGCCATAACGAATTCTCATTAATAAAATGACTAAATGATACACtgtaatcataaatatataactGTAAACCTAAAGTTGTGTGTACActcaacaatatatatattatccatCTAGATTTCGGCGCAATATTTAAACTTTAGAGATACTTTTTTGAGTACGTCCCCTTTAAGTGGTGTAGGGTGTAGGCTGTGTGAAACTCAAAAAGGAAGCTAAAGAGTCAAACTGAAGGTAAACAGAAAGCTTCTTTTAAAGGAAATTAACGGTACTAAcaggtatgtatgtgtgtgtgtcgctaactctatttaacatattgcgtTTGAGTTTGCCAACCACCTGTGAAAGCTTTTCAACTTGCAGTGGGGCACATTTAAGGTGGAGTAGGAACAGTTACATCCACACACTTGCTTTTCTTTTAGCacgttagttagttagctataTAAATGAGGCGTTCAAGTAAACCTGTTGATTCTGAGGTTTGAGTCTTGTTGTAAATATCTTATGCCCCCCCCAATCTCACAAAGACCTGCAATAGTATTTTACTCTGACATGATGGAGGCAGAAGATACTGTTACACTAGCAACAGGTGTAACAGATCAACAGGTTTCCAGTTTAACTGGTGTCCCCTTTGTGTGACTTCATCAGCAGTTtccacaaatacaaatacatttgtagGCTGCAGCCTCAAAAATTCCCAGCATTTGACCAGCATTTGAACACCTCTGACACTTACTCAATATTATAAGTATGTATTATAAGTATGTGTTACAGTCAGGGAATGAAat
Proteins encoded in this region:
- the LOC141783683 gene encoding dnaJ homolog subfamily C member 30, mitochondrial-like translates to MAEVRLHIGRGAYNFAQKTCNRYLLESPNKQGKSAKQASSLSAGCLLGDIQNRDPHGAEDRVSQDSYTRVTQLFGNVNDEHSYYLGLNKGYSLSKKPQVENIETLLPQYRFSVKFRRTFRQQYGQFVFIRAYSGNGSRSEPLYRSKTGYYDILEVSPTVTQAQIKTAYYKQSFMYHPDRNNASEDATVRFSEISEAYTVLGNKALRKKYDRGLLSQSDLIATARPSSSSKSSAKQPAESRRSVMGADGPGGVFDFDKFIKAHYNEQLQKQREVRVRKEEMLRKRHETIEENKIAGWMEMGVAVLIAMAVGLVYSLRRG
- the LOC141783562 gene encoding cleavage and polyadenylation specificity factor subunit 3, with the translated sequence MATKRKVEVIVPAEESDQLLIRPLGAGQEVGRSCIILEFKGRKIMLDCGIHPGLEGMDALPYIDLIDPAEIDLLLISHFHLDHCGALPWFLQKTSFKGRTFMTHATKAIYRWLLSDYVKVSNISADDMLYTETDLEESMDKIETINFHEVKEVAGIKFWCYHAGHVLGAAMFMIEIAGVKILYTGDFSRQEDRHLMAAEIPSVKPDILIIESTYGTHIHEKREEREARFCNTVHDIVNREGRCLIPVFALGRAQELLLILDEYWQNHPELHDIPIYYASSLAKKCMAVYQTYVNAMNDKIRKAININNPFVFKHISNLKSMDHFDDIGPSVVMASPGMMQSGLSRELFESWCTDKRNGVIIAGYCVEGTLAKHIMSEPEEITTMSGQKLQLKMSVDYISFSAHTDYQQTSEFIRALKPPHVILVHGEQNEMARLKAALIREYEDNDQVHIEVHNPRNTEAVTLNFRGEKLAKVMGSLADKKCAQGQRVSGILVKKNFNYHILNPSDLSTYTELAMSTVKQTQAIPFTGPYSLLVCHLRNLTGDVEELDGTEKNTLKIFKNVTLIHEAGMVLLEWLANPLNDMYADAVTTVVLEVQSNPKAQKAMETQSAIMDMDVFQNRLGVMLQDMFGEECVDFSDGKNISVTVDGKTVLICLETRSVCYEDECTEDDSLREMVELAVQRLYDALNPVI